Proteins encoded within one genomic window of Streptomyces sp. NBC_01314:
- a CDS encoding SDR family NAD(P)-dependent oxidoreductase, whose protein sequence is MTRTNALITGASSGIGAAYARLLADDHDLVLVARRADRLADLAEELRARGAAVEVLPADLATHEGIAAVTTRLAVGDVRMLISNAGAGGYAPLTDVDPADIESLLTLNAVAPILLVRAALPGMLAAGEGSIVTVASLLAFSAGRTLAVGGDGARPQAPRRTLYVAAKTATVGFTRTLAGELADTPVRVQVVCPSIVATEWNGGVARGNPRAMLPEDVASASLAGLRLGETVCVPGLEEQDSALDALLAAEAGVMAGGFRPTPAIRYTDQRA, encoded by the coding sequence ATGACTCGTACCAATGCTCTGATCACTGGCGCCTCCTCCGGCATCGGCGCCGCCTACGCCCGTCTCCTGGCGGACGACCACGACCTCGTCCTGGTCGCGCGACGTGCCGACCGCCTCGCCGACCTCGCCGAGGAACTCCGCGCCCGTGGAGCGGCCGTCGAGGTGCTGCCCGCCGACCTCGCCACCCACGAAGGCATCGCCGCCGTCACCACCCGCCTGGCCGTCGGCGACGTGCGCATGCTGATCAGCAACGCCGGTGCCGGCGGCTACGCCCCGCTCACCGACGTCGACCCGGCCGACATCGAAAGCCTGCTCACCCTCAACGCCGTCGCGCCCATCCTGCTGGTCCGCGCCGCGCTTCCCGGAATGCTCGCGGCGGGGGAGGGCAGCATCGTCACTGTCGCCTCGCTTCTCGCCTTCAGCGCGGGCCGTACCCTCGCCGTCGGTGGGGACGGCGCGCGCCCGCAAGCACCCCGGCGCACCCTCTACGTCGCCGCGAAGACCGCCACCGTCGGATTCACGCGCACACTCGCGGGTGAACTCGCCGACACCCCGGTCCGTGTCCAGGTGGTGTGCCCCAGCATCGTGGCAACGGAGTGGAACGGCGGTGTCGCGCGCGGCAACCCCCGGGCCATGCTGCCTGAGGACGTCGCCTCGGCGAGCCTGGCCGGTCTGCGTCTCGGTGAGACCGTCTGTGTCCCCGGTCTGGAGGAGCAGGACTCAGCGCTGGACGCGCTGCTCGCCGCGGAGGCCGGTGTGATGGCGGGGGGCTTCCGGCCCACCCCCGCGATTCGCTACACGGATCAGCGAGCCTAG
- a CDS encoding MarR family winged helix-turn-helix transcriptional regulator yields the protein MIRNNEEPVGLGALDRVTWALRRAELAVLTLKEQRLRPLGLAPAHYTLLMSVHVEPGLTGAELARRLNVTPQAVASLVARLESRGHLERREHPRHRHVQELHLTDAGRESLSAADKVIADIELQITDDLGPKETTQLRALLNRVAATIREDGPRGPVD from the coding sequence GTGATACGAAACAACGAGGAGCCCGTCGGGCTCGGCGCGCTCGACCGGGTGACGTGGGCGCTACGCCGCGCGGAGCTGGCAGTGCTGACACTCAAGGAACAGCGGCTGCGCCCGCTGGGCCTGGCGCCGGCGCACTACACGCTCCTGATGTCGGTCCATGTCGAGCCGGGACTGACCGGCGCCGAGCTGGCCCGCCGCCTCAACGTCACCCCCCAGGCCGTCGCCTCACTGGTGGCGCGGCTGGAGAGCCGGGGACATCTGGAGAGACGCGAGCACCCGCGCCACCGGCACGTGCAGGAGCTGCACCTCACCGACGCCGGGCGGGAGTCGCTGAGCGCGGCCGACAAGGTGATCGCCGACATCGAGCTGCAGATCACCGATGATCTCGGTCCGAAGGAGACCACGCAGTTGCGGGCGCTGCTCAACCGGGTGGCCGCGACGATACGCGAGGACGGACCCCGCGGTCCCGTCGACTGA
- a CDS encoding MarR family winged helix-turn-helix transcriptional regulator: MTHDDGRPIAANAQDRVTWALRRADWAVQARKDQRLRPVGIAAAQYTLLISVHSDPGLTGAELARRLNVTPQAVASQVARLEERGQLERRPHPRHRHVQELHLTDAGRDSLRDAEAVIVGIEQQIAEKLGPRKTAQLRTLLDEVAEVVRDA; the protein is encoded by the coding sequence GTGACACACGACGACGGGCGGCCGATCGCCGCCAACGCACAGGACCGAGTGACCTGGGCTCTGCGGCGGGCGGACTGGGCAGTTCAGGCCCGGAAGGATCAGCGGCTACGACCAGTGGGTATCGCGGCCGCGCAGTACACCCTGCTGATCTCCGTCCACAGCGATCCCGGCCTGACCGGTGCGGAACTGGCCCGCCGTCTGAACGTCACCCCGCAAGCAGTGGCCTCCCAGGTCGCCCGCCTGGAGGAGCGGGGCCAACTGGAACGCCGACCGCACCCGCGCCACCGCCATGTGCAGGAGCTGCACCTCACCGATGCGGGCCGTGACTCCCTGCGCGATGCCGAGGCCGTGATCGTGGGCATCGAACAGCAGATCGCCGAGAAGCTGGGCCCCAGGAAAACCGCACAGCTGAGGACCCTGCTCGACGAGGTGGCCGAGGTGGTCCGGGATGCATGA
- a CDS encoding sensor histidine kinase: MIGPASLRRVTGAHPRLLDAALATLVGCIGLLPLLLGRWPDGVRPSGADAVAAAAAFLLLLARRRAPLPVLALAVLGEVAFTLLASYPSRVLKIAALLAVYTVARTVRRRIALLAVSGTALVLYAVITWATDSASGPEAGAVFAWTGMFAAVGGTVRTWHDYVAAMEERALRAEESKEEEARRRVAEERLRIARELHDVIAHHIALITIQAGVAGRFLRGRPDQAEVALGHIRDAGRTVLDELGPLLHVLRQSGDETGATHPTEPMPGLSRLGGLLESLTAAGLGIRHRQAGHPRPLPTAIDLTAYRIIQEGLTNAHKHGATAEVDLLVDYGPDELCIRITNPLHSGPYPAAAATGTGHGLTGMRERAHAVGGSLHVGADAHGGFRLTVRLPLPTAGPPTDTRPSDRSGTAPRVTAAEGRQG, from the coding sequence GTGATCGGACCCGCGTCGCTGCGACGGGTGACCGGCGCTCACCCGCGCCTGCTGGATGCCGCCCTCGCCACCCTCGTGGGCTGTATCGGCCTGCTGCCTCTGCTGCTCGGACGGTGGCCCGACGGTGTACGGCCCTCGGGCGCCGACGCTGTCGCTGCGGCGGCCGCGTTCCTGCTTCTGCTGGCCCGCCGCCGTGCACCGCTGCCCGTCCTGGCGCTGGCGGTTCTCGGGGAGGTGGCCTTCACCCTCCTCGCGTCATATCCGTCGCGGGTGCTGAAGATCGCCGCGTTGCTGGCGGTCTACACCGTGGCCCGAACGGTCCGTCGGCGGATCGCCTTGCTCGCCGTCTCGGGCACGGCCCTCGTCCTGTACGCCGTCATCACCTGGGCGACGGATTCGGCCTCCGGCCCGGAGGCCGGCGCCGTGTTCGCCTGGACCGGGATGTTCGCCGCCGTCGGGGGCACCGTGCGCACCTGGCACGACTACGTCGCCGCGATGGAGGAGCGAGCGCTTCGGGCGGAGGAGAGCAAGGAAGAAGAGGCCCGCCGCCGGGTGGCCGAGGAGCGGCTGCGCATCGCGAGGGAACTCCACGACGTGATCGCCCACCACATCGCCCTGATCACCATTCAGGCAGGGGTCGCCGGTCGCTTCCTTCGGGGCCGACCGGATCAGGCCGAGGTGGCGCTCGGTCACATCCGTGACGCCGGCCGCACGGTCCTGGACGAACTGGGCCCGCTGCTGCACGTACTACGCCAGTCCGGCGACGAGACGGGCGCGACGCATCCGACCGAACCCATGCCCGGCCTGTCCCGCCTCGGAGGGCTCCTCGAATCGCTCACTGCCGCCGGGCTGGGCATCCGCCACCGCCAGGCCGGCCACCCGCGCCCCCTGCCGACCGCCATCGACCTGACTGCCTACCGCATCATCCAGGAGGGGCTGACCAACGCACACAAGCACGGCGCGACCGCCGAGGTGGACCTGCTCGTCGACTACGGGCCCGACGAACTGTGCATCCGGATCACCAACCCCCTGCACTCCGGCCCGTACCCGGCGGCGGCCGCGACGGGCACCGGACACGGGCTGACGGGCATGCGTGAGCGCGCCCACGCGGTCGGCGGCAGCCTCCATGTCGGAGCAGACGCCCACGGTGGTTTTCGCCTCACTGTGCGTCTACCGCTGCCCACAGCCGGACCACCGACCGACACACGGCCGTCGGACCGGTCCGGCACGGCCCCGCGCGTGACCGCCGCCGAGGGGAGGCAGGGATGA
- a CDS encoding response regulator: MTVRVLLADDQALVRTSFRLLIESEPDLEVVGEAATGAEAVELARSTRADVVLMDIRMPDMDGVAATRAISADEDLAGVRVLILTTFEADEYVFQALRAGASGFLGKGVELSYLLDAIRLVAHGEALLSPMATKALIARYLATPDRTSAPAPELKSLTERERQVLVLVAAGLSNNAIAEQLHVSPWTAKTHLNRIMTKLGARDRAQLVVIAYRTGHAHPGA, encoded by the coding sequence ATGACCGTCCGCGTTCTGCTCGCCGACGACCAGGCCCTCGTCCGCACCAGCTTCCGCCTGCTCATCGAGTCGGAGCCGGACCTGGAGGTCGTCGGAGAGGCCGCGACGGGCGCAGAAGCGGTCGAACTGGCCCGCAGCACCCGTGCCGATGTCGTGCTGATGGACATCCGAATGCCCGACATGGACGGCGTCGCCGCCACGCGCGCCATCTCGGCGGACGAAGACCTCGCGGGTGTACGGGTGCTGATCCTGACGACCTTCGAAGCCGACGAGTATGTCTTCCAGGCGTTGCGTGCCGGGGCCAGCGGGTTCCTCGGAAAGGGCGTGGAGCTCTCCTACCTCCTCGACGCCATCCGGCTGGTCGCTCACGGAGAGGCGCTGCTGTCACCCATGGCGACCAAGGCACTCATCGCCCGCTACCTGGCCACACCCGACAGGACGAGCGCTCCGGCCCCGGAACTGAAGAGCCTGACCGAACGCGAGCGGCAGGTGCTCGTCCTCGTGGCCGCCGGCCTCTCCAACAACGCCATCGCCGAGCAGCTTCACGTCTCGCCCTGGACCGCCAAGACCCACCTGAACCGCATCATGACCAAGCTCGGCGCCCGCGACCGCGCCCAACTCGTCGTGATCGCCTACCGGACCGGTCACGCCCACCCCGGCGCATGA
- a CDS encoding XdhC family protein: MLNIADTLYEWCREARPFALATVIDVRGSAPLPPGTSLAVDADGNAVGGVSGGCVEAAVYELGRQILAERAAPARVTFGYSDSDAFTAGLTCGGEIDILVQRVEPATVPALTAALDAVTAGRPSAVAHVVDGPGELMGRMLHVPDEGAHDGTLGDESEDRAVVAQARAFLRAGRTALTEVGGGGGEAESSEDGTCTRKLTVLVHAHAPRPRMLIFGAVDFAAALSQAGSFLGYRVTVCDARPVFATTARFPHADEVVTDWPHRYLEATQVDPRTAICVLTHDTKFDIPLLRLALTLPVGYVGAMGSRRTHERRIDLLREAGVPPYQLARLHSPIGLDIGARTPEETAISITSEIIAQSNRGAGRPLSHGAGPIHGPAQPLPGLATAP; this comes from the coding sequence ATGCTGAACATCGCGGACACGCTGTACGAGTGGTGCCGTGAGGCCCGGCCCTTCGCCCTCGCCACCGTCATCGACGTCAGAGGCAGCGCCCCCCTGCCACCGGGCACCTCACTGGCCGTGGACGCCGACGGCAACGCGGTCGGCGGTGTCTCCGGCGGATGCGTCGAGGCAGCGGTGTACGAACTGGGCCGCCAGATACTGGCCGAACGCGCTGCACCCGCACGAGTTACCTTCGGCTACTCCGACTCGGACGCCTTCACTGCCGGCCTGACCTGCGGCGGAGAGATCGACATCCTGGTACAGCGCGTGGAGCCCGCCACCGTGCCCGCCCTCACCGCCGCCCTCGACGCCGTGACCGCGGGACGCCCGTCGGCCGTCGCCCACGTCGTCGACGGTCCCGGTGAACTCATGGGCCGTATGCTCCACGTCCCCGACGAAGGCGCCCACGACGGCACTCTCGGCGACGAGAGCGAGGACCGGGCGGTCGTGGCACAGGCGCGGGCGTTCCTGCGGGCGGGCCGCACCGCCTTGACCGAGGTCGGCGGCGGTGGGGGAGAAGCAGAGAGCTCCGAGGACGGCACCTGTACGCGCAAGCTCACCGTCCTCGTCCACGCCCACGCGCCCCGCCCCCGCATGCTGATCTTCGGCGCCGTCGACTTCGCCGCCGCCCTCAGCCAGGCCGGGAGCTTCCTCGGCTACCGGGTCACCGTCTGCGACGCCCGCCCGGTCTTCGCGACCACCGCCCGCTTCCCGCACGCCGACGAAGTCGTCACCGACTGGCCCCACCGCTACCTCGAAGCCACCCAGGTCGACCCCCGCACCGCCATCTGCGTCCTCACCCACGACACCAAGTTCGACATCCCGCTGCTGCGCCTGGCGCTAACCCTCCCCGTCGGTTACGTCGGCGCCATGGGCTCCCGACGCACACATGAGCGCCGTATCGACCTGCTGCGGGAGGCCGGCGTCCCCCCGTACCAATTGGCCCGCCTGCACTCACCGATCGGCCTGGACATCGGCGCCCGTACTCCCGAGGAGACAGCGATCTCCATCACGTCGGAGATCATCGCCCAATCCAACCGAGGCGCGGGCAGGCCCCTGTCGCACGGTGCCGGCCCCATCCATGGTCCCGCGCAGCCTCTGCCCGGTCTGGCGACGGCGCCGTAA
- a CDS encoding xanthine dehydrogenase family protein molybdopterin-binding subunit, whose translation MSQPQAAVGAAAPRVDARLRVTGKAKYAADNSPDGVVHAVLVESSAGRGRVTGIDARAAEAESGVLKVISHLNAPKLPPVQGGFPPGRRLRPFQDDSIRFFGQPVAVVVATTLEVAQHAASLVEVSYDAESVSTDISAAEPADDPETYARGDADSALESAPVRLDLTYRMARNHHNPMEPHATVARWEGDRLTVWEKSQSVAGAVRTLSGEFGIAPGNVRVISPFVGGAFGNAARTYVQSVIAAMAAREVKRPVKLVLTRRQSYFGVGFRPAYEYELSLGGNRRGRLTASAHDIRTESSRYERHSEHVMEPGRMLYSTPNVRQAYRHVPLDVGTPWFMRGPGYASGVFPVESAMDELAHELGLDPIELRLRNEPAADESTSLPFSSRRLRECYRAGAREFGWHRRNPKPRSTRDGDWLIGMGMAAGVYDTQRSAAQASVRLDADGTALVQSATSDMGPGTATSMSQVAADALGLTMRQVTFRLGDSLMPPAPVHAGSQTMASVGSAVQDGCDKLREQAITLAVKDEESPLYGADAADIVVRGGRLYVKDKPTRGETYQRLLARNNRTHLEAMGSYAGAPETEKFSLYAYAAIFAEVAVDARLGMVRVRRMVGVYDAARIINPRLADSQAIGAMTGGIGQALLEQTVTDHRDGRIVNANLADYLVPTHADMPDLKAIFIEGEDYEADPIGVKGLGEVVIVGVAPAIANAVFNATGRRIRELPITAEALL comes from the coding sequence ATGAGCCAGCCACAGGCAGCGGTCGGTGCGGCCGCGCCCCGGGTCGACGCACGGCTGAGGGTGACCGGGAAAGCGAAGTACGCCGCCGACAACAGCCCCGACGGGGTCGTGCACGCGGTTCTCGTCGAGAGCAGTGCCGGCCGGGGCCGTGTCACCGGCATCGATGCCCGCGCCGCCGAAGCCGAATCCGGCGTCCTGAAGGTGATCAGTCACCTCAACGCGCCCAAGCTGCCGCCCGTCCAGGGGGGATTCCCGCCGGGCCGGCGGCTGCGTCCCTTCCAGGACGACAGCATCCGGTTCTTCGGTCAGCCCGTCGCGGTCGTGGTGGCGACCACGCTGGAGGTCGCACAGCACGCCGCGAGCCTGGTGGAGGTCTCCTACGACGCCGAGTCCGTCTCGACCGACATCAGTGCCGCCGAACCCGCCGACGACCCGGAGACCTATGCGCGCGGCGACGCCGACAGTGCCTTGGAATCCGCCCCTGTCCGGCTGGACCTGACGTACCGGATGGCCCGCAACCACCACAACCCGATGGAGCCGCACGCCACCGTCGCACGCTGGGAGGGTGACCGGCTGACCGTCTGGGAGAAGTCCCAGAGTGTGGCAGGTGCCGTGCGCACCCTGTCCGGTGAGTTCGGCATCGCGCCGGGCAACGTCCGCGTCATCTCGCCGTTCGTCGGCGGGGCCTTCGGCAACGCCGCCCGTACCTACGTGCAGTCCGTCATCGCGGCCATGGCCGCGCGCGAAGTGAAACGCCCCGTGAAACTCGTTCTCACGCGCAGGCAGTCGTACTTCGGTGTGGGATTCCGGCCCGCATACGAGTACGAACTGAGCCTCGGCGGCAACCGGCGGGGCCGCCTGACCGCGTCGGCGCACGACATCCGCACCGAGAGCTCCCGCTACGAACGGCACAGCGAACACGTCATGGAACCCGGCCGGATGCTCTACAGCACGCCCAACGTCCGTCAGGCCTACCGTCACGTCCCGCTGGACGTGGGCACCCCGTGGTTCATGCGCGGCCCCGGGTACGCCAGCGGCGTCTTCCCCGTCGAGTCGGCGATGGACGAGCTCGCCCACGAACTGGGCCTGGACCCGATCGAGCTGCGGCTGCGCAACGAACCCGCCGCCGACGAGTCCACCAGTCTGCCGTTCTCCAGCCGCCGCCTGCGCGAGTGCTACCGCGCCGGCGCCCGCGAGTTCGGCTGGCACCGGCGCAACCCCAAGCCCCGCTCGACGCGTGACGGCGACTGGCTCATCGGCATGGGCATGGCCGCCGGTGTCTACGACACCCAGCGCAGCGCGGCCCAGGCCTCGGTCCGGCTCGACGCCGACGGCACCGCCCTGGTGCAGTCCGCGACCAGCGACATGGGCCCCGGCACGGCCACCTCCATGAGCCAGGTCGCCGCCGACGCCCTCGGCCTGACCATGCGCCAGGTGACCTTCCGCCTCGGTGACTCCCTCATGCCCCCGGCCCCCGTCCACGCCGGCTCGCAGACCATGGCCAGTGTCGGCTCCGCCGTCCAGGACGGCTGCGACAAACTGCGCGAGCAGGCGATCACGCTCGCGGTCAAGGACGAGGAATCACCGCTGTACGGCGCCGACGCCGCGGACATCGTCGTACGGGGCGGCCGGCTGTACGTGAAGGACAAGCCCACACGCGGGGAGACCTACCAGCGCCTCCTGGCCCGCAACAACCGCACCCACCTCGAAGCGATGGGCTCGTACGCCGGGGCGCCGGAAACGGAGAAGTTCTCCCTTTACGCCTACGCCGCGATCTTCGCCGAAGTGGCCGTCGACGCCCGCCTCGGCATGGTCCGGGTCCGGCGCATGGTCGGCGTGTACGACGCCGCCCGGATCATCAACCCGAGACTCGCCGACAGCCAGGCCATCGGAGCCATGACCGGCGGCATCGGCCAGGCCCTCCTCGAACAGACCGTCACCGACCACCGCGACGGCCGGATCGTCAACGCCAACCTCGCCGACTACCTCGTGCCGACCCACGCCGACATGCCCGACCTGAAGGCGATCTTCATCGAGGGCGAGGACTACGAAGCCGACCCCATCGGCGTCAAGGGACTCGGCGAGGTCGTCATCGTCGGAGTGGCACCCGCCATCGCCAACGCGGTCTTCAACGCCACCGGCCGCCGCATCCGCGAACTGCCCATCACCGCCGAAGCCCTGCTCTGA
- a CDS encoding xanthine dehydrogenase family protein subunit M has protein sequence MHPFAYTKAMNTPEALDAGRRGGRYIAGGTTLVDLMRETVERPGTLVDISALPLRGITVTRSGGLRIGALVSMAEAAAHTAVRAAYPVVSQALELSASAQLRNMATIGGNIMQRTRCTYFRDVSAACNKREPGSGCAARDGFNRSHAVLGTSDQCVATHPSDLAVALAALEATVQLLGPDGERTVSFADFLLQPGSTPNREQALERGELITAVVIPAHPRPLKSGYLKVRDRQSYEFALTSAAVALHIRGGVIREAGVAAGGVGTVPWKLPAVEQALIGERPSDRLWSEAAGHAADGARPLTHNGFKAELLKRTVERQLRTVGGTE, from the coding sequence ATGCACCCCTTCGCCTACACCAAGGCCATGAACACGCCTGAGGCCCTCGACGCCGGTCGGCGCGGCGGGCGCTACATCGCCGGCGGCACCACGCTCGTCGACCTGATGCGGGAGACCGTCGAACGCCCCGGGACGCTGGTCGACATCAGCGCGCTGCCGCTGCGCGGGATCACCGTCACCAGGAGCGGGGGCCTGCGCATCGGCGCTCTGGTCAGCATGGCCGAGGCCGCCGCCCACACCGCGGTGCGCGCCGCCTACCCGGTCGTCTCACAGGCACTGGAGCTGAGTGCGTCGGCCCAACTGCGCAACATGGCCACCATCGGCGGCAACATCATGCAGCGCACCCGGTGCACGTACTTCCGTGACGTGAGTGCCGCCTGCAACAAGCGTGAGCCGGGCTCGGGTTGCGCGGCGCGGGACGGATTCAACCGCAGCCACGCGGTCCTCGGCACCTCCGACCAGTGCGTGGCCACGCACCCCTCCGATCTCGCGGTCGCCCTCGCCGCTCTGGAGGCCACCGTCCAGCTGCTGGGCCCGGACGGCGAGCGCACCGTGTCCTTCGCCGACTTCCTCCTCCAGCCGGGCAGCACCCCGAACCGCGAACAGGCCCTCGAACGCGGGGAGTTGATCACCGCCGTGGTGATCCCGGCCCACCCGCGCCCACTGAAGTCCGGCTACCTGAAAGTGCGCGACCGGCAGTCCTACGAGTTCGCGCTCACCTCGGCCGCGGTCGCGCTGCACATCCGTGGCGGCGTCATCCGCGAGGCTGGGGTCGCCGCCGGCGGAGTGGGCACCGTGCCCTGGAAACTCCCCGCCGTCGAGCAGGCCCTCATCGGCGAACGCCCCTCCGACCGGCTGTGGTCCGAGGCCGCCGGGCACGCGGCCGACGGGGCACGCCCCCTCACCCACAACGGCTTCAAGGCCGAGCTGCTCAAACGCACGGTCGAACGCCAGCTGCGTACCGTAGGAGGCACCGAATGA
- a CDS encoding (2Fe-2S)-binding protein, producing MSIEGPFPVVTVPGESPTPPTRRTFIATTTALGGAAMVGGPVAGPPALAAEEGVAAEEAGAAEAPPGSRVSLTVNGVRRTVTVDNRTSLLDLLREHLDLTGSKKGCNAGACGACTVLVDGRRVNSCLTLAVRLEGAEVTTIEGLADGDRLHPLQQAFVDQDAFQCGFCTPGQIMSGVGCIKEGHTGSHEEIREWMSGNLCRCGCYVKIERAVEQAAGRK from the coding sequence ATGTCCATCGAAGGTCCCTTCCCAGTTGTGACTGTCCCCGGCGAGTCCCCGACGCCGCCCACCAGGCGTACCTTCATCGCCACGACGACCGCTCTAGGAGGAGCCGCCATGGTCGGCGGCCCGGTCGCGGGGCCGCCCGCGCTCGCCGCCGAGGAAGGGGTCGCTGCCGAGGAGGCGGGGGCTGCCGAGGCGCCGCCCGGCAGTCGCGTTTCCCTGACGGTCAACGGTGTCCGGCGCACTGTCACGGTCGACAACCGCACCTCGCTGCTGGACCTGCTCCGTGAGCATCTCGACCTGACCGGTTCGAAGAAGGGCTGCAACGCCGGTGCCTGCGGCGCCTGTACGGTCCTGGTCGACGGACGGCGGGTCAACTCCTGTCTGACGCTGGCCGTGCGGTTGGAGGGGGCCGAGGTCACCACGATCGAGGGCCTGGCCGACGGCGACCGGCTCCACCCGCTGCAGCAGGCGTTCGTCGACCAGGACGCCTTCCAGTGCGGGTTCTGCACGCCGGGGCAGATCATGTCCGGCGTCGGCTGTATCAAGGAGGGCCACACCGGCTCGCACGAGGAGATCCGGGAGTGGATGAGCGGCAACCTCTGCCGCTGCGGCTGCTACGTGAAGATCGAGCGGGCGGTCGAGCAGGCCGCCGGCCGGAAGTGA
- a CDS encoding MarR family winged helix-turn-helix transcriptional regulator: MSRTHTDPSTRTGYLAWQMVHVMGVRLERALRSLDLTTAQHNALQHAVWTSGISAAEIARRTGITPQSMGAAVNGLVDRGLLARHDHPSNRRTVQLTVTDSGARLADRARVVVERLDTEALAVLAPAERAAVHSLLLRVLAELNRDALPIWDRRDGGSGAA; this comes from the coding sequence ATGAGCCGCACTCACACGGATCCGTCCACGCGCACGGGCTACCTGGCGTGGCAGATGGTGCATGTGATGGGAGTGCGTCTCGAAAGGGCGCTGCGTTCGCTCGACCTCACGACCGCGCAGCACAATGCGCTGCAGCACGCCGTCTGGACGTCGGGAATCTCCGCGGCGGAGATCGCGCGTCGGACCGGTATCACCCCCCAGTCGATGGGTGCCGCTGTCAATGGACTGGTGGACCGCGGGCTGCTGGCTCGCCACGATCACCCTTCGAACCGCAGAACCGTCCAGCTGACCGTCACCGACAGCGGGGCGAGGCTCGCCGATCGGGCGCGGGTGGTGGTGGAACGACTCGACACGGAAGCGCTCGCGGTCCTCGCCCCCGCTGAGCGGGCAGCCGTTCATTCCCTGCTGCTCCGTGTGCTCGCCGAACTCAATCGTGATGCCCTGCCGATCTGGGATCGGCGTGATGGGGGCTCCGGAGCGGCGTGA
- a CDS encoding ABC transporter permease — translation MTTSPTTSVEPRRTHHHHAVDRAPAPQGATGIRGVLLPVAIVLVIGSIFVSVFLAAFHAPQPHDLPVAVVGTTQRLEQITGGLELGQPGGFEVKRYTDENAARHALQDRKVYAAYVTGPGKSADLLYAGANGPSVTSTVTGAFSGVAKADGERMTVQDVVPASAGDTRGMSVFYAGFGVVLAGFLFGTMTYQMAPRLEYRWRMASLASFSVLAGAVVAVIAGSLGFAALPGPFLGIAGVIALIAAAVGSASMAFIRVFGRAGMSLAAVVLFTFGNSTSGGTLPTAYLPDWLHPFSEILPVGVGVRAVQGLSHFNNDGLTAGVVVLVAWILVAAAVLYWRDTRGASRAAVN, via the coding sequence ATGACCACATCACCCACTACTTCCGTCGAGCCGCGCCGCACGCACCATCACCACGCGGTGGACCGCGCTCCGGCGCCGCAGGGCGCCACCGGGATCAGGGGCGTTCTGCTGCCCGTCGCGATCGTGCTGGTCATCGGCTCGATCTTCGTCAGCGTGTTCCTGGCCGCCTTTCACGCCCCGCAGCCCCACGATCTTCCGGTCGCCGTCGTCGGAACGACCCAGCGACTCGAACAGATCACCGGAGGGCTGGAGCTCGGGCAGCCCGGTGGATTCGAGGTGAAGCGCTACACCGACGAGAACGCGGCCCGCCACGCGCTGCAGGACCGCAAGGTGTACGCCGCCTATGTCACCGGCCCCGGTAAGTCCGCCGATTTGCTGTATGCCGGAGCCAACGGCCCTTCTGTGACCTCGACTGTCACCGGCGCCTTCTCCGGTGTCGCCAAGGCGGACGGCGAGCGGATGACCGTGCAGGACGTCGTGCCGGCTTCGGCGGGCGACACCCGCGGCATGTCGGTGTTCTACGCCGGGTTCGGCGTCGTTCTGGCCGGGTTCCTGTTCGGCACGATGACCTACCAGATGGCCCCCCGACTGGAGTACCGGTGGAGGATGGCCAGCCTGGCCTCCTTCAGCGTCCTCGCCGGCGCTGTGGTGGCGGTGATAGCCGGGAGCCTGGGCTTCGCGGCACTGCCCGGCCCCTTCCTGGGCATCGCGGGGGTCATCGCGCTGATCGCCGCGGCCGTCGGCAGCGCGAGCATGGCGTTCATCCGTGTCTTCGGCCGGGCCGGGATGTCGCTGGCCGCCGTGGTCCTGTTCACCTTCGGCAACAGCACGAGTGGCGGCACCCTGCCCACCGCCTACCTGCCGGACTGGCTCCACCCGTTCTCGGAGATCCTCCCGGTGGGAGTCGGAGTGCGCGCCGTCCAGGGCTTGTCCCACTTCAACAACGACGGTCTCACTGCCGGCGTCGTCGTCCTGGTGGCGTGGATCCTGGTTGCCGCCGCGGTGCTCTACTGGCGTGATACCCGCGGGGCAAGCCGCGCAGCCGTCAACTGA